The genomic interval TGAGCTGAGAATGAATCAGTTTAACAACTTGTTCTCTCGGTGATTTTTCGTAGAGGTAGAAAAGGGACTTTTAACCCTAAGGTGATTGCCCCTTTTTTTTGCAGTTCTTGAAGAATAGAGTTATGTATCTTTCCTCGTAACCGGGTTTTAAAATGAAAATACTTAATCCAAGCTTTTAATTTTCTCATTCTAAATGATTTGACAAGAACAAGGATAACTTGGTCCAAATAATTAACTCCAGTTATATCAGAATCAACAACCACAACTTTTCCCTTTGTATCCAACTCTATTTTCCTTTTTAAAAGTAGGTCAATAAATATAGATCCAATGCTATATGTTTCTGTGTATGAACGATATTTCAAACGGAGATGATTCGCCCCTAATAGAACCATTTCTTCTGGCAAAGAAAGCCGATGTTCCATAAATTCACCCCTCTATATTAAATAATGTTTAGATAGCTAAAGCCATACATGGAGCCGATAGTGAATATAGTTGTCCAAACAGCTAAGCTAACAGTCATCCAACTTACCACTTGTGTCCGAGAGGAACCAAATGTTAAAGCTAAAACAGCGGCAATATCAGTGCCGACAAAAATTGGCGCAAGAAGCGCTAGACCTGGAATACCGTATCGATCCCAAATTTTTCTGGATCTTGTTTCTTGTTTGGAGGGAGCCGTAATTCCTTTTGCTTTTCTCCTTTTTTCTCTCCATGCATAAAATTGCTTAAAGAAAAATCCTAGCAATAAAACTAAAAGCAAGTTACCCGTAAAAGCCACTATTGCAACTCCAAGCGGCGGAAGTCCCCATGCCACACCGAGAGGAACTACAATAGATATATCCATCCAAGGAGCGAAAGCAACAACGAAAATTACAATGAATTGCCAGACAGTCGTTTGGTCTTGTGCCCATTCAAGCATTACATCACCTCCTTTTTAATCCGTATTTAAATTACGAATCGTCAGCAAATAGCTGTTTTTCGTCCTAGGGGTTATACAAGAAAGAAAGAAAAAAAGTAACTAGCAGAATAAATGAAAATATCGGAATAATAGGAGACCTTATTCAAGGAAAAAAACTTCTTCTACTGTGACTTGAAAAGCCTTGGCAATTTTTAAGGCTAACGTTATGGAAAGTGCATAATCACCTTTCTCAATTAATCCAATCTTTTGTCTTGTGATCCCGATTTTTTCAGCCAAATCTTGCTGAGACCACCTGTGGCGTGCACGCATTTCTCTGACTCTATTAATTAGCATCCCACTAGTCCTTTCCATAATTTAACTACGATTATAATAAATTAAGCGATCAATAATGTCAATAATCCTTTGCATTTTGTAAAAAATAATTGTCTTAATGTATTTAGGAAATCATTTTTATGAAGGGAACTTTGAAAACGGGACCCCACATCAAAACACTTAACCCATTCGTTCCCTATATTCCTTTAGGCACAGGTGGTTTAATTTTTATTGATTTCGCACACAATTGTTATTGCAGAAGCATAATACCGTCCTAATTATGAAAGGGATTATTTATGTTTAATTCATGCAATTATTTATAACAAAATGCAAATAATAATTTGCGTTTCATAACACATCCATTACAATAAAGGTATTAAATCGATATAAGAAAGGGAAGTTTGAATGCTTGAAAATAGAGTTCGAGAATTACGCGCCCGTTTTAGGTGGACTCAGAAAGACTTAGCTGATGCAATTGGAGTAACGAGACAAACAATTGGATTAATTGAAAAAGGGGACTATTCCCCGTCAGTTACGATGGCATTAAAAATAGCCCAATCGTTTAATGTTTCTGTAGAAGATGTATTTTATTTAAAAGGGGAGGATTAATTCTTTATGTTAAATCATATTTTACGTTCACCATTTTTTCCTATGAGCTTATTAGTATTTATTACTGCATTTTTGCTACTGTCTCTAATGAATACACAGGTATTTCTGGCTAAATTATGTTTTGGAATTTTAATATTTTTTACGTTTGGATGGTCCTTATTTATAAAGCTTTATAACCGAAGAAATCCTAAAAATAAGATTAAATCAATGAGCATAGTTCCACCGGAATTTCGCGAAATGGATGAAGGGCAACAGTGGGTAACATTTAAGGCTTGCCGTAATGTGTACATATACTACACCTTTGCTATTCCAGTTACTGTACTAATCTGTTTCATCTTTTCTCAAAATAATCTTGTTCCATTATTAAGCATTGGTGTATTAGGTATAGGACAATACGTTGTTTATTGGTTAACTACTATTTACGTATTAAAATCTGTCTGAACAATACAAAAGTTCGAGAAGGAAATAAACAGTTGTAGCTTTTAAAAAGTCGTACCATTTATCAAAAAGATGTACCTATTCGATTAAAGAATTATAAAAAACATCTAGATATGGTATAGAAGAAACCATTTTGATTAAAGATTTTTCAAAATGGTTTCTTCTTAATTTATCGTAAAATACGGGTTTGCGAGGTATTTTGGATCAAACTTTATTTCGAAGCGATAAGAGCTGTGTTACGATAAGTAAATTTCTAACAAGGATTATGTAAATGAAAAGTTCCTATCGAAAATTTGGGTTCTGGTGCAAAAACTTGAAGAAAATATAAAAAGCGAAATATTCCCAGTTACCCCTGGTCTTATGCAACTAGTCCAAACAGTTGATGGATGAATTCTTTTTGATTTTGGACAGACTTCTCCCTTTGAAGAGTCTGTCCTTTTTTGATCATGTGCATAGCCTCTAGCCCTGCAATCATTCGTTTGGCAGTCCGTAAGGACTTTAATCCAAGCATCGGGCGAATTCGTTTTTTAATAAAGCGATGATCCTGTTCCACGATATTGTTGAGATATTTAACTTGCCTTAGTTGGATGCCTTCAGGCATCTGTTTTTCTTCTTTTAACTCTTGAATAGCGATGGATAAGCTGGGTTCTTGTCTACTGTTATCACACGAGGCTTAGAAACGTGCGAAAAAGCCAAGGCTTTCTTAAAAAAGCGCTTGGCTGCTTGTTTATTTCTTGCTTTACTTAGATGAAAATCAATGGTATTCCCTTCTGAATCAACGGCACGATACAGATACATCCATTGACCTTTGACTTTCACATAGGTTTCATCTACTCTCCAGGAGTCATTGGTTGACTTAAGATGGCGCCGTACTCTTTCATCTAATTCAGGCCCATATTGGTGTACCCAACGCATAATCGTTGTGTGAGCCATGGATAAGCCTCGTTCCTTCATCATTTCCACCAAATCACGAAAACTGAGGCTGTACCGTAGGTACCATCTAACCGTTAATAAAATAATGTCAGGCTGATAATGCTTCCATTTGAATTCTACTGGTTTTTTCATACCGATACACGTCCTTTTTAGTTTAGTAGTATCAGTATGTCCAAGATTTAGAGATTAGTTTCAAGTTAGCTGAAATTTTTGCACCAGAACCAGCCATGGAATAAGCCTCGTTCCTTCATCATTCCCACCAAATCACGAAAACTGAGGCTGTACCGTAGTACAGGTACCATCTCACTGTTAGTAAAAGCATGTCAGGTTGATCATGCTTCCATTTGAATGCTACTGGTTTTTTCATACCGATACACGTCCTTTTTAGTTTAGTAGTATCAGTATGTCTAAGATTTAGAGATTAGTTTCAAGTTAGCTGAAATTTTTGCACCAGAACCGGATATATTCTCTTCTTGTCAATTCTTCTATATCTTGATTCTCAGCTAATTCATCAAGTGTTTCCCATATTGTCTATATAGATGGTTAATTCATTCTTTGCTATTACTTATATCCCAATAATCATTATACAAATGGGCTTTCTTTCAAGGTATTCCTTTCCTCTCTTTATATCCATGACTGCTATGGATATAAAAAACTTAAGTCTAGAATTACTGATAAAAAACTAATGCAATTCCTAATAAAAGTGATCCTAATACTATAGCAACGTATAGACCAAATGTTCCTAAAATTAGCTCGAGAGTTAAAGTCATAAAGACTTTAAAAAAGGATATATTCTCTTCTTTTTTATTTTTATAAACAATAATAATCCATGCAACTAGATTCACTAAAAAAAATAAAAGTAATCCTAATCCGATTAATCGATCCATTTTTATCCTCTACTTTCCAAATAAATACACACCTATTTGATATCTCGCATAGGTAGGTACAGCAGCAGAAATTGCACCTGCATGGCTACCGAAAATAAAACCTCCTGTGGCACCAATTTTCCCCCATTTTTCTATTGTTTCAACTTTACCACTAATTAATGAAACTTTAACAACAATTCTTCCAGTCATGGCTCCTGCTGCACCCCAAGTTACGGACTTTACAGCTATTTGCTGAGAAACCCAACTTTTTTTATTCGGGAACATTTTTTTCAAGCCATCTCTTACCCATTTGGGAGCGTTTTTGACTTTATTTCTTATATAACTTTTAACAGACTTTTGTCCGTTAATGTCAATGTTCATAATAGGGTTATTATTAGCATAAGTATATCCATTTTGTGATAATGGCTCGTCTTCATCACCCGGATGTGGATCTAACGCTAAAAATGTTCCATTCACAGGATTATAATATCGTGCTTGCAAGTAATAATTCTTTGTTTCGTTATCGTAATAATAGCCTGCATAACGGATTGGATTTTCTTTAGCGACTTCGCCATCTATAGAAAGGACATTTCCATATGCATCATATTCATAAGAACCAATTTCTTTTCCTTGTTCATCACGAATAGAAAGAACATCTCCACGATGATTGGTCCAATAGTGGTACCCATGTTCCTTCCAAATCCCACTTTCATCTTTTTTACGGATTAACATACCTAGAGGATTAATTCCATCCCATTGATAGTTTCGATATTGTTCAATGGAAGCTCCATTCCGTATCACTTCTAAAGATAATTGATTACCATCATAATAGTACTCATATGTTTTCGAACCTATAATTTTTTTTGTACGCAATCCAGTTTCATCATATTCATAACGAGCCACTTCATTACCTTGTAGATCAGTGACTCTTGTTTGATATCCAAAGGCATTATACTCATACTTAAAATGTTCATCCTGAAGTAAATTTCCGTCCGTATCATATTGATAAGCGATGTCATTTTTAGTAGCAATTTGGTTCGCTGCATTATACTTGAAGACATCTGTTTTGTCCCCACGAATACTTTCTGTGCGATTTCCAACGTCATCGTAATCATATTGATTAATTGTACCATCTGGTAATACTTCTTGAGTCAATTGGCTATTTTCATCATACGTAAAACTTGTAACACTTTGTCCATTGCTTTCTTCTTTGATGTTACCTGAACCATCATACGTATAATCATATCTTAAGCTTGTATCATTTCCTTTAGTATAAACAATGCTTTCTAAAAGGTTACGTTGATTAAAAGTATTCGTTTTTTGATATAAATTGTCATTAACTGTTACTTTTTGTTGATTGTTCGCAAGGTCATAATCGTAATCAAATATCATCCAGTGTTGTTCGCCTATACCCACTGTTTGTCTATCCATTTTTCCTTCATCTGTATACTGGAAGGATTGTTCCACCTTCCATGAATCTGTATCTTGATTATAATCAATGGATGAACGTAGTGGTCGTTCATTCTCATCATACGTATATCCAATTGTATAGTTTCCTTGTGTATAAGACTTCAATTGAGCAAGATCATTATACATGAAATCCTTTTGAAGGAGTGTTTGATTAGATTCTAAGTCCTTATACGTTACACTTTCTACTTGTCCACCATCCGTATATGTTTGATTAAATTGTAATACTTCTCCTTCAGATGGAGTAGAAACTGTTGTACTGTCTATTTGATCCATCTCATCATAGGAGTAAGATAGTGTATTTCCAGATGGTTTGATTTCCTTATCCATATTTCCATTCAAATTATAATGATAAGTGAACACCATACCAGGTAAGGTTACTTTGGTAACTTGATCGTTATCATTGTATTCATAGGTTTTGGTTCGTCCTAAAGCATCCGTTAAAGTCGTCATATTACCATTACCATCGTGGGTGTAATGAGTCGTTTTTCCTTTTCCATCTGCCACTGCTGTAATCACAGTAAGATGTAACGGATGGTATTCATAAGACACACGTCTTCCTTCAGTATCCGTTTTACTCTTGACATTACCAAATGGGTCATAAGAAGTGCTGGTGATTTGACCTTTAGCATCTTTTACCGTAATCGTATCTGTTGCATCATCATAGACCGTTTCTTCATACGTTTGATTTGGATAGGTTACTTTTGTTTCTCTACCATACGAATCATACTCATAATTTGTCGTTTCCTCCCCAATCTTCGTACTAGACAAATTCTCGCCTTCGTAGGTATTGATAGTTTGAATCCCCTTTGGATTGGTGCTACTAATGACTCTGTTTTTATCATCATACTCATACGAGGTCGTTCCATTTGCATCCGTGTGCGTTTTTAAATTTCCTTTGGAATCGTAGGTATTCGAGTTTTCGATTCCATCCTCATCTTTAGAATGCAAAATATTGTATTTATCATCATATTGAACAGTTGAAGTGGTCTCATTGCTATTCGATATTTCTTTAACTGCAAACGTATCATTTTCCGCATCTCTTTTATACACCGTTGTATTTTCATCTGTATCTGTCACTCTAAATTCATTTTTTTCATCATTATAATGATACGTAGTAGACACAGAAATAGCTGCGTCTGTTTCTTGTTTATCGAATACTTTCAATTCATTGTCATCATACAGATATTTAGTTATATTTCC from Peribacillus asahii carries:
- a CDS encoding GPP34 family phosphoprotein, giving the protein MEHRLSLPEEMVLLGANHLRLKYRSYTETYSIGSIFIDLLLKRKIELDTKGKVVVVDSDITGVNYLDQVILVLVKSFRMRKLKAWIKYFHFKTRLRGKIHNSILQELQKKGAITLGLKVPFLPLRKITERTSC
- a CDS encoding helix-turn-helix transcriptional regulator, with the protein product MLINRVREMRARHRWSQQDLAEKIGITRQKIGLIEKGDYALSITLALKIAKAFQVTVEEVFFLE
- a CDS encoding helix-turn-helix transcriptional regulator gives rise to the protein MLENRVRELRARFRWTQKDLADAIGVTRQTIGLIEKGDYSPSVTMALKIAQSFNVSVEDVFYLKGED
- a CDS encoding small multi-drug export protein, translating into MLEWAQDQTTVWQFIVIFVVAFAPWMDISIVVPLGVAWGLPPLGVAIVAFTGNLLLVLLLGFFFKQFYAWREKRRKAKGITAPSKQETRSRKIWDRYGIPGLALLAPIFVGTDIAAVLALTFGSSRTQVVSWMTVSLAVWTTIFTIGSMYGFSYLNII